The region GGTGTCGAGTGAGCTAGGTCGACAGCGATCACCGAAACGGTATCGAAAGAAATGAACATCGTCCGAACTACAATCGAGGCTGACTACATTCCCGCATTACAGAACGGATCGACTCACGTTGTTACTTTTGCCGAGGAAGGTTTTTCGTTCTTTAAAGCATATTGCGAATTCGGCCTCGGAATTCCTATTCGGGAAAGCGTAGAGTTGTGCGACCGAGTAAACAACGCTGACGAAACTGGAACTCTGTTTCCACGAGGGAACCTAAGCTCAATGCCGAAACGGTTTTTTCGAGACGGAACTTGGGATGGAGAGGGTTTCAGACGCTGCTTGCGAGATGCTTTCATCGCAAATCGGGATCACTGCAAATCCAAACATCTCGTATTTCAATTCAGCTGTGTGGAATTACATTTGGACATTCTATTTGCGGAGGTTCAGCGGATGGCTCAATTGGAATTCTCGGATTCCGGCATTCACGAAATAACAGTTCATTTTAGTAGTTAGCGTCGTCATTCGGCTCGATCGTTGGACGATATTATCAAAGAAAAAAGGAAGCATGTTTTCACACTTCCTTGAATGTTGGTCACGCGGCAGCTCTCGCGGCTTCCTCCTGGACCATTGAATCTATTTGATCCCCAGTATCGCCCCACTCGGCGGCGTTCTGGATCTCTTCCTCCTTAACTTCTCCGTCATCGGCTTTGACTAGACGGAATCTTCCGGTGCCACAGTCAAATAATGGTCGCCTTTCGGCACTGGCTGCGTCACCCTTTATCCCGGACATATAGAGCCCGAGTTTCGCTGTCGCTTCGAACTGTTTCAACGGTCCGAGTGACTTGAACGCAGAGGTGAACGCATTTGATAACGACCAGAGGTTCCGCGAGCGAAAATCCTCATGATCAGGATCGAAGTAGTTCGAATGAACCGCGGGCATCAGCTGTCGAGGAACACCCTTGAGCACCCTCTCGACAAAGGCTCGATAGATAATAAGCCTTGCGTAATTGTCTGTAAGACCATATTCCCGCATCAGCTTAATCTGATTCGCTATAGAATCAAGGCCTCGATAGATGCGATCTACTGCGACGGCAATTGAATCCGTAAGATTGAGTTTCGACGTATGCTTGTGAAGCAGCGGCGAGAAATCTCCCGAAAATGCCATGTTGTCGCAAACGAAGACACGATAGCCCGCCGTCAAGGCGAGCCTCATCGACTTGTCGTTCGAGTTGCGGAGCCCGATCGAGAAACGTCCTCCTTCGAATGCCGCGTCGAGATCCATGACGCCAAACATCTTCAAACCGTCCTGCGAGACGGCATACTCGTCTTTTACGACGCGAAGATGACGGAAAGAAAGAGCTTCCTCAAGTACCTCAACTATCTCGAAATGTGCGAGCGGTTGATGCGTTTTTGTTGCCTCCGGGAGAGGCATCTCCTTCAGCTCGTCCCGCGTGACTTTTCGCGCACCGCAATGCGCCATTAACGTAGAGCTTTGATTGCTCATATATTTTTCCTCCTAATTGTTTTTGTGAAATCTAAACTGTAGTAAATGAAATGGGAGTGTGATGTTGTATTCAGATCAGCCGAACACTATCTAAGGTGTCTGTGATCCGTTTACCGTTACTGTCTGGCTTGGTTCGACAAGCCCACGCCTCATATGTTCGGAAGATTGGACTTCCTTCATCTCTGTCCATCGAGATCAGAACATCGACGATCTCGCCCGAAAGGAACGTGTACTCGACTAAATCATCTTCAACAAAGTTCTTCGTCCCCAGATAAGTATCCAGGGCCTTTAGATAACCGTTTGCCCAAGTTTGCAATTCATAGATCTCGGATTTTGTAAAAAGGTCCGATCGCGAATTGCTCGTCATGTTTTTTTCCTCCTTATGTTATTTTCGTTTGATTTTGTGACAGTCGCCGGGCTTGTCGCCGCAGGACGGTCGTTCTAAGTAAAAACGGTCGACAGTTTAATAGCGCCGGTTTGTGTTCTGAATAATAGTGACCGTTTGAAACGGTGCTCCTATTACTGCCGGACCGCCACTGGAATCGATCCTGGCGATCTCCAAATGACATGGGATCCAACCCGTGCTCTTGCCGACATAAAAGCGTCGTTTCTGGCCGTAGCAGTCTATTACCTCTACGCGCCGGCCTTCGAGACCGACGAGTTCGGGGCATAGTTCAACCGGACACCTTTCATTGGTGTTCTCGTAGTGAATCCTTGCGGCATTTGATCAACGCTTCATATTCCCGATAACCGCTGACAGTGCCTATCCTTTCTATTTTTGGAATTGAGACCCGGACTCCATGTTCGATCAACCAGAGAGAGATGGCCTTACCCCTCTCGAATGCATATTCGAATCCGAGAAAGGTGTAGCCCTTACGACTTTTTCCGAACTTACAGGGAATGATGTACAAACGCTGTTCACTATTTATGCTTATCTTCGTTTTCATTTATCTCCCCCTTGTTCGTATTCTCAGATGTGAACTTGCAGTTGCCGACGCCGCGAGTGCGATCTCGGTATCTACAAGTTGGTCAAGTTCATCCTCACTACATTCCCATTGAGCCTGAACCTCATTCGGGTTGAACTCGTCGAGGAGACCGTCGTAGATTACTGTCCATGTGTGATTCTTTGGTGAATCAGTGCCCGTATATTCCGGGAACAATGTTTCGATCCGAAGATTCAGAAGGGACGGGGTCTTCGATGCGGTGTGCCTTGGGTAAACGGTATATATGTATTCTTCTCCATAATCGCGCGTGCCGCACGGAAGGAGTTTGAAGAACCCGATGCCCCATTTGGAGTCCTTGATCAAAGTCACGGCCAGATGTCCCATACTAAAAGCGACTTTATGGTGATCCTTTGATCTCGACTCCCTCGTGATAAGATGGCCACGCAGCAACCGTTTCAAATCGTCGCCGTGGCCGGTCAGGTCTCCGTCGATGCTGCGCGACAGGACACAGATGTCCCTGCCCTCATCATCGAGGACAATAGTCAAGCTTTTCACGCCCATATTTCCTCCGTTATTGTGTTTTCGTTTTTGAATGGATGCGCCCGGAACATTCGTTGGAGGTAGAGAACTCAACGAACGATCCGGGCGGTTCTGTTGAGCTGTGTAAGATAGGTGAGAGCGATCAGTCGGTAGTAATTATCTCGGAGGAGAGAATCTGTTCGTCAACAAAATCGTTGACCGGTTCTTCTTCACGGTTCCTCCAGTCAGCCTCGACCAATACCGGATCAAAGTCCCGAACAAGACCGTCGTAGATGACCGGCATGTTCGATTGTTTTGTTCCGGGAAGGCCAAAGAATGTGACCGCACCGGCTTGGATCTTCACCTTCAAACGTTTCGATTCTTCCTTACCGGTGTTGTCGAGATAGACGGTGTAGACATACTCTTCACCACAATCCCGAGTTCCACTCGGATGGAGATAGAACCCGCCAATGCCCTCCTTGAAATGTGCGATCATCTGGGCTGCAAGACAGCCCATACCGTTCGCCGCTTTTTTGGGCGTTGAAGACCCATATCCGTTTACGACTGAAAATCCTTTAAGAAAGTCCTTCAAATCGACTCCATGTCCCGTGGGATAACCGTCGAACTGACGATAAAGGACACATATCTCTTGGTTGTCCTCGTCGAGCACAACCGTCAAGCTTCTAGTTCCCATGTTTCACCTCCTGTAGTTCGGTTCCGATACCCCTATAGACCTCTTGTGCTTTGGCGATCCAGGTCGCAGACTTTTGTTTGTCCGTTTCGTATCGAAGTCTGATCTGCCGTCTATACTCATCAGCTATTGCGTTCTGAGTATCCTGATCACAGACCGCATCGATCGCGGCCTCAAGTGATTCATAGACCTGCGTGAGGCTGACCTTTTTATCAAGCTCGCGTTCGAACACTTCGTCACAGAAGCTCTTCGCCTCTTGTTCGGTCTCGAAACCGCTCGCCGGTGACACCAATTCGTATTCCTTTCCTTCAACGAACTCCTGCCAACCGCCTTCCCAATCTTTGGCCGTGTAGTTTGACCATGAGCCTGAGCGATCGCGGTTTATCTCCGCAATCAGTTGGCTTAAAGGCCAGACATGGAGCCGTCGATCTTCAATATTCCTGACCACATGGAACAGCTCTGAGCCAGCCCCATTGTGTGAACAGCAATTCGTACAGAATTCGCAACTCTTGCACTGAGCACTCTCGACATCGTTTCTTGCGCAGTGACCGCAGATGTACACATAGACCTCAAAGGTCATCTTTGCGTACGGGTTGTCTTCCGTTTGGCCGTTTCGCCAAACACGGACCTCGACCTCACCGTCGATCTGCCGATCGATAAGAACCTCGATGTCGTCATAGCTGACACTGAAAATATCGATGTCATGCCAGCCACATACGGGCTCGTAGACGCTTTGATCTGGCGGTTTGACTGATATTGAGTGATCATTTTGAGCAAGATCGGTCCTGCAATAGAAATGCGTTGTAAGCTGTGTTTGTCCGGTTACTATCTTAAACAGTGCCCAAATATCCTCGGGCTCCGTCGGCAGGTCTATTCCCGTTACTTCCCCGACAAGTCGTAAGGTTTTGTGATGCTCCTTCCCATAGCTTGGCAAAAGGAAATATTGGATCCTTTCCATTGTCATATTTTTAGCACCCCGTTTCCGGCTCATGTGCCGCCGGTAATGGTGATAATATTCTTACGATCGTCGATATCTACGTAAGCTTCGACTGATCAAACTCGTCATACTCGATTCTTGCGGGCGTATATTGCACCTTGCCGTTTCGGAAATACGAGTACCAAAAGTCGTCCGAGTTTTCCCCGTCTCCATAGAGAACCAATAGTGCATCGGGGTAGAGCTTTGAAAATTCTCGCAACTCGTCCGTATAGTCGTACCACTTGGCATCCATTTGCATTGCTCCATCTTGATCAAACGCATAATTCGCGTTCTCGTTGGTATCGCGAAGTCTGGCAATGATTGCGGTAGCTTTGGGATGCACTGCGGAGTTATCGGCGGTCATCACTTCGAGCGAAAAACATGTGTAGTAACCCATCCTTTTTTCCTCCCCGACTAAAATGAGATGTCGTCAATCACCTGAACCGGCGGTGTTTCGGCCATTTGATTTACTTCTTCCCGCTCTCCGTTTGATTTCGGGTCGCGGATGTTAAAGGTAAGCCCCGGATGAATGTCGAGCTTTAGATTTATGCTCCCATCCCGGCACATAAAGGCGGCTCCTGCCGAACGCCAAAAAACCTGGCGTTTTGGTTCGAGTCCCCTTTCCACAATTAAATAAACGATCTTAAAATCTGACATATCTTCCTCCTACTGATTTTTGTTTTGATTTAGATTGGCCGAAGAGAGCGGCGGCCTCAGGCAACCGCTTCAACGCTCTCTTGAGCGGTGTCGAACGATTCGCTTTTTTCCTGTAAGGCGTCCTGGTGATTTCCACCAACCGCCCTATCACAGCAAAGAGGCGGAGAACCAACGGAACACTCTTTACAAATAAGCGTTTTGCAGCTCTTACATTGGGTCCAGTTGCAATCTGAGGTCTCTCGAAAGATGGCCACAGCTATCCTTCCGGGTGACTTGCGGGTCAGCGTGATAACATCCTCAAGTTCCTTCTCGCAAATGGGACAAATGACTGTTTGTTTCATTTTATTTTTTCCTCCTGTTCGAAATTTATTTTGTTTGCAGATTCCCGCAGGGATCGGGGCATAGGTACACCGATCCCTCCGAGAAAAGACAAACAAGAATGAACACAAGGTTTTTTCAATATCAGGCAGGCGGCAGGGTTACTGCACTGAACGGCCGGGAGATCTTCCCGTCGATCATGAGCTTCAGGTAGATATGATAGTTCGGCAGGTTTGTAAAATCCGATGTTCTGAACTCAGGCGTAAATTCCGGCTCGAGAAATTCGGCGTCGTTTGCACCGATCCTAAAGACTATGATCGTTCCGACGTTGCCGAGGATCGCGTCGCGAATGTTCGGTTCCAGCTGCGTCAGATATTGGTGGGCGAGCACGAGGGAAAGACCGTATTTACGCAGTTCCGAGAGCATGAACATCAGGCTCTGCGTTGTAAAATTATGGAACTCGTCAAGGTAGAGGGTAAAGTCGCGTCTTTCGGATTCCGGTATATTCGCACGGCTAAGGGCGGCCAGATCGAATCTCGATATCAGCAGCGAGCCGAGAAGATTCGACGCATCCTCTCCGATGCTGCCTTTTGAAAGGTTTACCAGAAGGATCTTCCCTTCGTCCATCGCCTTTCTGAGATTCAGCGGCTTTTCAGGATTTGTAAGAACTTTCTGAAGCAACGGATGTGTGAGAAAGGCCCCGACCTTGTTTTGGATCGGGCTTATCGCTTCGACTCGAAACCGCTCCGGATAATGATCGAACTCTTTTGTCCAAAAATCTCTGACCTGCTCACTCTGTATGAACGGAACCACCTTTTGGCGGAAGGTCCGGTCTGACAGGAGTTTCAAAATGTCCGCGAGGTTCGCATTGGGATAATCAAGCAAGGTGAGCAACGAGTTGCGTAGGATATATTCAAGCCTCGGCCCCCACGAATCGCTCCAGAGATGCTTGAAGACCTGGATCAGTCCGGAACATGCGAGTGGTCTTTTGTCGACCGACACATTGGCGAGCGGGTTAAACCCAAACGGCTGATCGTCGTTCGTCAGATCAAAGTCGATGAGATCGTCGATTCGGTTCTCGGGAATCTGCGCCTTCAGCTTTTTGACGAGATCGCCGTGCGGATCTAAAAGGGCGAACCCGCATTCACTCTGCAGGTCGCTTAGCATGAGTGTTTCGAGCAGTGTCGTTTTGCCTGTACCCGTCTTACCTATCAGATACATATGAGCTCGTCGATCTGCCTGCTTGATACCAAAGGTCTTTAGATGGTTTCTAAAGTTTGTTTGGGCAAGGACGGTGATGGCGGACGACGGCTTGTTTTCCGGGGGCTGCATTGGGCGGGAGCGTTTCTGATTAAGGGTACGCGGGCATTCTAGCGTGCGGACGCGGATCGCAAAAGGGTGAAATTTTACACCGTTATGTCAGCGGCTGATCTCAGTGTCATGAAGGCCGTTGGCCGCTGGCTGATGAGGGGTCGGTCTTTGCGTGGCGGCCGATAGGACGCCATTTTGAAATGCTGATGACGAGCGCTCGGCCTGTTCTTGTCGTGACGATGTAGCCCCCGTCCCGAAGGACTTTCAGCCACGACTGGACGGTCCGTTTCGAGATCCCGATCTCTCTCTCGATCGTGCTGATCTTCCTGTAGAGTTTGCCGGTTTTGCGATCGGCATGAATGATCAGGTAAAGGTAAAGCCAGACAGAGCGCCCCATTGCCTTGTAGTGACGGGCCGAGGAGCTTACGACAAGTCCGCGCCAAACAAAACCCCACCACCTGGATGGCGGTTTGGAAAAACGGGCCGCTCCGGCCTCGATAATGTTCTGGATATGCTCCGTCATTGGGGTTCGGTTGGATTAGTTGATCTACTCTCTGATCCTATACCCGAACGTTATCGCCGAACAGGTGGAATAATTATGCAGTTTCGCGTCTGGATGTCCCCACCCCATCCACAGTGCGATCACTCTTTTTAATATCTTTCTTTAATAAGATTTCTTTGCAATCACGCTGTCCGGGCAAAAAACCCGCATATTCTTGAGGAGTTTGCCTTGTTGCGACGGAGCACGGTAACGAAGCGATCATGAGCCTCAGAGTTACGCTTCCATGGCACATCAGCGGAAGAAACGCCATGCAAGATCCAGACCTTGATCGAGACGAACCTTCCCGCATACATCGCGGTGTAAATTTTCCCCCTTTTGCGATTTCTGAAATTTAGCTAAACTACCAAAGGATTGAATTTGGCAAAAAGTGAAACTATTACAATTACACAAAATACAAGATCTCCCGGATCTAATTTTCCAGGTTTTTTAGCCATGGCAAATCTGCCATCGGATTCCTGAAAAAATCAAATAATTGCTTATACAATTTCTGAAAAGTTCGATATGTTGCTAGTGTTGGTCCACCAAAGGGTACACGCGGTCGAGAATGGACCAGATCGAACGGTATATTTAGCTTAATTAAGAGGTTATTGCCGTCTGCGACGAAGTTCGAGCTTACTATTCTTGCCAGTTCCCGCTTTTCTCGATCATTTCCGTTTTTATAGCTTAAATAAGGCTGTTTTAAGAGTTCGAGGAATTCTTCAAGCTTTTCCGTCATGACGCCCGATTCGTTGTCAGCGTCATTGAGCTTCCTCTGACTTTCGGAGAGCTCGAGCGTAAGCTTGTTCTTCTTATCCAGATAGGTTTCTTTATCAAAAACACCGTCCATGTAAGCGTCGGCGAGGTTTTCCATGCGTTTGGCAATTTGTTCGGATCGCATCGACAATTCCCGTTTCAAGCAATCAATTCGCTTTGGCTCGGAGTCCTTATGGCGGATGATCTCCGACCGCAGATACTCGGTTTCTTCATTTGAGAATTCTATCTCTCTGAGG is a window of Chloracidobacterium sp. DNA encoding:
- a CDS encoding helix-turn-helix domain-containing protein translates to MTEHIQNIIEAGAARFSKPPSRWWGFVWRGLVVSSSARHYKAMGRSVWLYLYLIIHADRKTGKLYRKISTIEREIGISKRTVQSWLKVLRDGGYIVTTRTGRALVISISKWRPIGRHAKTDPSSASGQRPS
- a CDS encoding type IV secretion system DNA-binding domain-containing protein codes for the protein MQPPENKPSSAITVLAQTNFRNHLKTFGIKQADRRAHMYLIGKTGTGKTTLLETLMLSDLQSECGFALLDPHGDLVKKLKAQIPENRIDDLIDFDLTNDDQPFGFNPLANVSVDKRPLACSGLIQVFKHLWSDSWGPRLEYILRNSLLTLLDYPNANLADILKLLSDRTFRQKVVPFIQSEQVRDFWTKEFDHYPERFRVEAISPIQNKVGAFLTHPLLQKVLTNPEKPLNLRKAMDEGKILLVNLSKGSIGEDASNLLGSLLISRFDLAALSRANIPESERRDFTLYLDEFHNFTTQSLMFMLSELRKYGLSLVLAHQYLTQLEPNIRDAILGNVGTIIVFRIGANDAEFLEPEFTPEFRTSDFTNLPNYHIYLKLMIDGKISRPFSAVTLPPA